TGAGCTGGAACAGCGCATCAACGAGACGTTCTCCATCGTCGCCTTTGTGGACACCGTGGGCAACGCGGCGCAGATCAGTGAGTATCCCTTCAACGAAGTGTTGGTCAGCGTGGGTGGCGGCATTAGTATCCGCACCTTGGTCGGCCCGCTGCGCTTCGAATACGGCTACAATGTCAAGAAGCGCCCCATCGACCCGGACGGTCGTTTTCAAGTGGGCCTGGGCTTCCCGTTCTAGGTTGAGGTGTAAATGAAAGGTTGCGGTGCTGCCGCGTATTTAAAATTACCACTGGTAGGCGACGCTGAGCTTGCCGCCGTGGCTTTGAATCGTGTCGCCGAATTCGCCATTGTAGCGCCCTTGGATACTGATGTGCTCATTGAGATTCCATTGGAGCCCCGCTTCGACGCGGCCGAAGAAATCGTCGATCGGGATGTTCGACTCAAAGGGCGCGGCGCCCGCGGGAGCGGCAGTCAGGCGAGCCGTGGTGTTGTAGCTGTCGTCCACCGAATAACCTCCGGCCAGACCAACCCACCAGCGAATGTTCGCGGTCTTCGAAGTGTTGATGCGACCGCCGATTTCGATGCCGGGCAGCACCGTAAAGTTCGGCGTCGTGTCGCTGCTCACGGTGAGTCCGAGGCCATTGGGATTGGACTCGGTGTAGCCGTTGGCGAATACCGTTGTGGTGTCGAGTGAGAGGCTGGGGCGCAGGTAGTAATCGTCCCACGCGTAGGTGTATTTAACTTGGGCAAAGGCGCCGATACTCTGCTGTTTGGGGTCGGACTTCGCGATGCTGCTTACGCCGCCAGCGGTGACTTGGCGGTCCATGCTGTAGAAGCTGGCGCTGCCATGAATGGCACCCGCAAAGAGCCACGGGCCTCGCTGGTTCTTCAGTGTAATCGCGCCCACGGCGGATTGACCATGGCCACTGATTGCGCCCGTGCCGGAATCCATCCAACTGTATTCATAAGCGATGGCACCGCCGAGGAACCAGTTGTGGTCAATTTCTTTTTGGCCGCCCGCCTGCCACATGGTGTTGTTCACACGGAAACTGTCGACGCCGGGACTGGAGTCCTGATGCGTGGTGCCGCCGCTGCCGCCGGTCCACGTCGTTTCGTTTTCGTAGAGCTGAGCGGTGTCGCCAACAAAGAGCGGATAGCTGAGCACGCTCGACGCAAAGCGCTGCATGTTCTGGAGTCTCGTTGCGCCAAACGCAGTGGAGACGCCCGGCGATAGAGAATTGAGCGTCTGGCTGTAAAGGGCAGGGTTGGTGCTGGCGGCTTGATCCAGAGCGGCGAAAGTTTCGGCCAGCGGTCCACTGCCACCATTATCCCAAATCGATTGCAGGTGCTGCGCCATGGCGCTTGCGTTCGGATTGAGCGCGATGCCTGGAGGGGTGAAGTCTGCCCCCTCAGCGCGCACGAAGACTTGGTTGTCCCGCTGTTCAGCAATGTATTGGAAGATCCCATCCTGCTCAGTCGCGGCGATGCTTCCGGATAAAGCGCCGTCAACAATGACCACGGGATATTCGCGATCCGGCATCAGGCTGACCGCTTGGACATTGATGCCACCATCCAGCGTGGCGTCGCCCAGGATGTGGAGTTGGTCATAGAGCCCATGCTCGAAATCCACGTATGAGTAAATGGCGCCGGTCGGGCTTTGCTTGAAGTCGAACTGAACGGTCGTCTTTTGAAAATCTTCCGGGGTGCCCACACGCGGCTGACGGCGTAAGCCAGAGCCCAGGTAAAAATCTCCGGTATTGTGAATCTCAGCAAACATCTCCGGCCCGGCGTAAAACGTGCCCGCGTTGTTGACCTGAATGTCTGCCGAACCGTAGTTGGCGTTGACGCCATTGCCGATTGAGCCGTCGACCGTGCCGCCTTGAGCAACATTTAAATTCATATTGCCCTCTGAGCCCCGTTCGAATTGGACGGCGTATTCGGCGCGAAGGTAGCCCGAGGCGCCCACGTTTACGGTATTGGCGTTGCCATGGATCACGTAGGCACCGGTGACGACGCCGACCAAGTTGCCATTTACGTCGATGGTGATGTCATTGCCGAATAGGGCCGGGCTGGTGCTTTGGGCGAGAACGCCGATCGAATTTTCGCCCCTGGTGGTGACCGCTCCATCAATGGTGATGTTGATATCGCCGCCAGAGGAAAGGGCGATGGGCTGGAAACCATTGGAACCATAATACCAATCGGCCCCTTCCGTATAAATGCCTCCGCCGCCGCCGATGCTTTGGGCAATGATGCCATGCGCCCCGGCGCCCCCGGTAATGATTTCACTGGTTTCGTCGAGGGAGATGTTTACAGTGGCTCCTTCGCCACTCGTGATTTGGCCTTGTATTGTGGCTAGCTTGGGAGCGCTCGAAGTCGAAGTGACCAATCCGGAAATGCCGCCGCCGCCGCCGATGGATTGCGCCAAGACTCCATGTGCGTTGACGCCAGTCGTCTGAATCAAGCTTTGGTTGTCGAAGTTCAAATCGACTTTGCCGCCATTGATCTCCTGACCGTCGGAATTGGCCAAAATCTCACCCTGCACCGGATTCACGACTGCGGCATAACCTCCGCTGCCGCCTATGGACTGAGCAAGGACGCCCATCGCGTTATCGCCATGCGTGTTGATGTTGAGGAACGACCCTTCGGAGATCGTAACGGTGTTGCCGTAACCGCTGGCGCCAGAAATGGATGCATTACCCGCGACCTGAGTGGTGATCGAGCTGGCCGGAGCGTTAGCTGCGCTGCTGCCAGCGCCGCCAATGCCTCCACCCGCTCCGATGGATTGCAGGACGACTGCGTGCGCCGCCTGGCCGTAGGTGGTTATGAATCCATCGGCATTCAGCGTCACCGTGTCAGCATTGCCAGTGGCACCACCGCGGCCAACCTGGATGGTTCCGCTGGCGCTGTCTGAGCCATCCGCGCCAATGCCGCCGCCCCCTCCGATGCTTTGGGCCAGAATGCCAAAAGCGGAAAAGCCGCGGGTGTTGCCGTTGCCATCTTTTACGCCTGTATTGATTGTCCCATTCATCGTGACAGTGACTGAATTGCCATTGCCGTTCCCCCCGTCACGTCCACCGATGAGGTAGACTTTATCGAAATCACTGTCGATTGAGGTGCCATTACCACCCAGCATATTCGTGCTTTGGGAGCCGGTGGGAATCGCGGTTCCGGCCTTGCCGCCACCACCGCCGATTGACTGCGCCAGAATAGCGTGCGCCCAGTCACCCCGGGTGGTAATGGAGCCGCCCAGCTCGGCATTGACAACGCCGCCGTGACCATCGCTACCAGTATTGTAGGAGCCGAGTTGTAGGTTCGCGTAAAGTGGGATGGGCAGGTATAGCTGCAACGTTGAGTTGATGAATGCCCGCAAGCCTTCAGATTCCAGGACCACAGGGTTATCCGCCGAGGCATCTGAGCCCGCACTGCCGGCAATGCCGCCCCCGCCGCCAATCGCCTGCACGATCAGGCCAACGGCGTCGTTGCCATAAGTATTGATGCCGCCATTGATCGTCGCCGTAGCGCTGCCAGCAGTGCCGCCATATCCACCTGTCGCGCCGAGCCCGATATTGAGCAGGCCTTCCGGTTGCAATGAGAAAGGCCCATTGCCGATTTCGATGTTCGTGGTGCCACGCAGGGAAATCATGCCGCCCTGGGATGTGCCACCCCCACCACCAATACTTTGGGCGACTGCTCCGTGGGAGGAAGAGCCGTAGGTGACGATAGCATTGTTGGCGTCGGTAGTCACGCTGGCGTCCCCGCCATTGCCGCCGGCGCCGCCTTGTGAGCCAACCACGATCGTTGCGCCAACGGACTCGGTGTTTCCATAGCCCGCTGTGGTGCCGCTGCCGACGCCGGCATTGCCACCACCGCCCCCTACGGATTGTGCGGTGATGCCGTTGGAGTAATCGCCATACGTAGTGACGACATTATCGGGCGTATTGGCCGTGCTGGTGGAACTCCCGCCGCCCATAGTCACGTTCACTCGCCCACCATAACCGGCGGCGCCGCCATTGCCACCGTTGGCGACCGAGAGTTGCGCTGAATAGGTTCGGTCAAAGTTATTGTCATCGCCGCCGCCATCATCATCTTCACCGCCGAGGATACCGGTGTCGCTGATGCGGACATACTGCACGGTAGTCGCGAGCGCTGTAGAATCACCCCCATGGCCGCCGCCACCACCGATGCCCTGCGCCAAGACGCCATGCGAGCCCTGACCCTGAGTTTGTATGTTCGTGTTGTTCTGAATGTTCACGAAAACGCCGTCGCTGGTGTCGGCATCATACGAACTGCCTGCGGCATTGCCCGCCACTCCGCCCGAGCCTCCATGGCTCAGGGCAAGCGACGCGGCAAAGGAGGCGCCTTCTTCATTGGTGGGCAGACCAATGTTCACCGCCTCGGCAAAGGATGATCCGCCTGCGCCGCCACCGCCGCCGATGGACTGCGCCAGGATGCCGATTGCGTCCGAGGGCAGGACGTTCATTGCGGTGGGTGGAGGCGTTACAAATTGACCAGTCAAGATATTACCACCATCGGTCGTTACGCTGACATTGCCGCCTGCCCCACCTCCGCCACCGGATCCGCCAACCGCGACGCCGCCGCCGATTTCAATGCCGACTTCCAGTGCATAAGCGGCGCCGCCGGACCCACCGCCGCCGCCAATCGACTGCGCGGTGATGCCGCGCGCGTTAAAGTTGTTGGTTGAAATATTGCTGCTGCTCGTAATGTCGACATCTCCACCAGCGCCGCCAGCGCCGCCTGAGCCTCCAATGGCGAGAACGAAGTTGGCGGAAGACGAAGTCGCGCTGCCAGCATTACCGCCGCCACCACCAATCGATTGGACAATCAGGCCGTTGGATTGCGACCCCAGGGTTTCGATGACGCCATCATCATTCATCATTACCGTGATGTCGCCACCAGAGCCGCCGCCGCCCGTGTTACTGCCTCCGATTGAGAGGATGCCGGTGCTCGAACCGCCATCGCCGCCGCCGCCACCAATTGATTGGATAATGGCACCATGAGCATAGCTGCTTTGTGTGGATATCCAGCCGTCGTTGGTAAAATTGATTGCCCCGCCGTTGGAGGCTGCTCCGCCGCTGCCGCCGATGGAGGCAATCGAGTCCTCGTCGATGCCTGCAGCGCCGCCAGTCCCGCCGAGCGAGGTGATGAGGGCTCCGTAGGATGTTTCACCATTGGTATGAATGTAGCCGGTATTCGTCAGCTTGATTTCACCTACCGAGCCGGAGTTGCCGCCTGGTTGCTGTTGGGAATAAAATATTGAGGAGTTAAGGCCGGAGTTGCCGCCCGCGCCGGAGTTCGCCAGCCCGTAGATTGCATACGAGCTGCTGCCTGCGGTGGAAATCGTTCCATCGTTTTCAATGGTGATCGTGCCCGTCGTGCCTCCCGTGCCCGCCATGCCATCACTGCCATTGCCCTGAACGCGGGCCCCGCCGTCGCCGCCGCTACCGCTCAAGCTCCGGGCGATGATGCCGAGGCTGTTGTCGCCCGAAGTCGAGACCGAGGACGCGTTGTCGATAGTGATCGTGGTTGCGCCGGTGGAGCCGCCGTTTCCGCCATTGCCTCCATCGCCATGGAAGAGGCCTTTAAATTCACCGCCATCGCCGCCATTACCACCGCTGGTTTCTGTAATGACGCCGTGGCTGCCGTTGTCGGTCGTTTGCACCGCTGCGCCGCCCAGAACTTCAACATCGATTTCGCCGCCTTGGCCGCCGGCTCCGCCAGCGCCAGCGGTTCCAGAGGAGCCTACTGCGCTCAGTGCGCCGGCATCTCCGCCATTACCGCCCTGGCTAAACGCGACGATGCCATGAGATGTCAGGCCATCGGTTTTCAGCGAAATGATCCCATCCACTTTCACTTGAGCTTCTCCCGCGTTGCCGCCCGCGCCGCCATCGCCGACCACGCCGCCGAAGTCGGGGGTGTAGTCGTTGGTGTAGCCGCCATTGCCTGCGACATTGCTCGCTTCCAGGCCGACGGCGTAGTCGCCATTGGTTGAGTAATCGACGGTCGAAAAAGCGAATTGGTCGGTGAGCAGTTTGATTTGCGCAGTGCCGGTGTCGCCCCCGTCGCCCGCAAAGCTGTGGTCCTGATTGACGCCGCCATTGCCGCCGTTGCCTGCGAGGTTGCGCAACTGGGCAAGGCCCAGGTAGTCGCCCGTTACCTGAATCGGCGCGTCAGTAATGCTGATGTAAGAAGTGTAGCCAGCCGCCGCATCTCCGCCTTGGCCGCCTGTGCTTTTGTCGTTGCCACCATAAGCAGCGCCGCCTTGGCCGCCTTGAGTCAACCCACCGATTGCTGCGCCGGTCACCGTTTGCCCGGAGCCCGATGAGGCGACGGATAGCGTGATCGGGGCTGTACTGGTGATCTCCACCTGCTGCGTGGAGCCGCCCTGACCACCATTATCATTATCTTCGCTGGAGGCGACGCCGTTGCCGCCAACGCTGGATGCGAAGATACCGTAAACTTCGGTTGGGCTGTCCGTGGATGTGTTGGTGGCAGTAAATCCGGTGAGCTGGATGTTCGCACTGCTGTCCAAGATGACTTCACCACCACTGCCACCGTGATTGCCGTTTGCCGCATCACCGGCGTTACCGCCTTTGGACTGAGCGAGGACGCCATAAAGTGACGCGGTGCTGGAAAGCGATCCGCCATCGGTGGCTTGAATATCCCAGCCGCTTCCCACGCTGATGTCACCGCCATGACCGCCATCCTGCCCCGTGCCGTCGTTTGCGCCATTACCGCCAAATGAAAAAGTGGAGAACATCGCCAAGCCGGCATTGTAAGATCCGTAGGCGTAGAGGCTCGAGAAGTTGTTTGAATAAACCGTGCCTGAGTCTGGGCCGTCCTGGTTGGATACGCCATTGCCTGCCGCCGCTTTTACCAGAAAGAGCTGCGTATACTCGGAGATGTCACTATTGGTCAGCGTGAGCGAGTTGAGAGTCTCGGCGCTGGAGAATCCGCCTGAAGGTTGCCCGGCGTCGCCCTGTGAAATGATCGAAAGGGCGTAGGGTTCGTTGCTCGCATTGACCGTGGTCTGATTTTCAAAACTGGCTGGAGTCGTTGGGTCTGGGGCGTTGTAAGTTACGGGCGATTGCGCTGCGAGGGACACAGGCAGCAGAAGGACGCCAATACAGCGTGGAAACGGCGATTCATCGAGCATTACAGCGTGAATTGAGTTAGTAGGTACGAAATCCTTATGAAATTACGGCCAAAAGGTAAATTGCTAATCGCAATTAGAGTAGCGAATGTATGGATTTATTTCACATTTCGGGCGGATAGATTTAGATCGTTGGATATGGTTTAGCTAGAGTCAGATTTATTTGCCGGGGGCAGGTGTGGTATCTTGCGATACTTGCAGAATAACCCCATGAGACTTTTCACAATCCTATTTCTTGCCAGTGGTATTGCTTCACTCGCGAACGCCGTGGACATAGCCTACAATGACCCGCGGATTGAGGTGGATGGCGCTTTGATCGTTAAAGATACAGGTTCAAGCCTGCACTTTCAGCGCTTCACGGACTACCTCCATGCGCGTCAGCGTGCCGACGGTTCCAACATCACCAAAGCGTTTTACAATGACCTCAAAGCGGCATCGGCCAGCGGTGTTTTGCTGCGCTTCACGACGAGCAGCCCGACAGTGCAAGTGCATTTGAACGAGATCGATTTCCAATCGCGTGCACCGCAGTTGGGCATCATTCAAAACGGAGACAACGACAACATCACAGAGTTTAACCCGGGCTCGAATCCTGGCGCTTTCACCTTGTTGGTGGACTCGGTGGATCCGGGTAATGCCGTGACCTACGAAGTGGTTTTGCCGAGCTGGGCGAACGTGGACTTCACCGGGCTTACGCTCGCGGATGGCTATGATCTGGCGGACAATCCCGTCGAGGATAAGCCGATTTACGCGGCCTTTGGCGATTCGATTACTCATGGCACGGGGCAGGGTTGCAAAGCCTACCAGACATACCCGTTTCGTCTGGCTGAGGCCAACGGTTGGCAGCTGTTTAACTTCGCCATTGGTGGTTCGACGACTACGCCAGAGATCGCGGACGTGCTCGACGAAACCGTCGTGACGACGTGGGCGAACGGCAAGCCCGACATTATTACGATTCTCTGGGGCTACAACGACTGCCAGAACAAGAGCTTCACGCTC
This is a stretch of genomic DNA from Cerasicoccus sp. TK19100. It encodes these proteins:
- a CDS encoding SGNH/GDSL hydrolase family protein, whose protein sequence is MRLFTILFLASGIASLANAVDIAYNDPRIEVDGALIVKDTGSSLHFQRFTDYLHARQRADGSNITKAFYNDLKAASASGVLLRFTTSSPTVQVHLNEIDFQSRAPQLGIIQNGDNDNITEFNPGSNPGAFTLLVDSVDPGNAVTYEVVLPSWANVDFTGLTLADGYDLADNPVEDKPIYAAFGDSITHGTGQGCKAYQTYPFRLAEANGWQLFNFAIGGSTTTPEIADVLDETVVTTWANGKPDIITILWGYNDCQNKSFTLDDYRARYTAFLADVLAHCPEARVFCIKPTATTDPEGATVDGVDKHIDHYRDMVEAIVLEFQSEGHDRLYLIDGQAITKEDELLDAVHFTPEGAQTIADELDKAINSVLNGGLSLNDWLQDNGLTLAQLEEDENHNGLPNALEFLMSENPSLVNTDTVRPGLQLSAGNQLAIHFERPYGVLDDGVSVTLQGSANLVDWDPVASTLTTLYQGNGVWRYAYQQTASIHEGGLPYVRLQISVN
- a CDS encoding autotransporter outer membrane beta-barrel domain-containing protein — translated: MLDESPFPRCIGVLLLPVSLAAQSPVTYNAPDPTTPASFENQTTVNASNEPYALSIISQGDAGQPSGGFSSAETLNSLTLTNSDISEYTQLFLVKAAAGNGVSNQDGPDSGTVYSNNFSSLYAYGSYNAGLAMFSTFSFGGNGANDGTGQDGGHGGDISVGSGWDIQATDGGSLSSTASLYGVLAQSKGGNAGDAANGNHGGSGGEVILDSSANIQLTGFTATNTSTDSPTEVYGIFASSVGGNGVASSEDNDNGGQGGSTQQVEITSTAPITLSVASSGSGQTVTGAAIGGLTQGGQGGAAYGGNDKSTGGQGGDAAAGYTSYISITDAPIQVTGDYLGLAQLRNLAGNGGNGGVNQDHSFAGDGGDTGTAQIKLLTDQFAFSTVDYSTNGDYAVGLEASNVAGNGGYTNDYTPDFGGVVGDGGAGGNAGEAQVKVDGIISLKTDGLTSHGIVAFSQGGNGGDAGALSAVGSSGTAGAGGAGGQGGEIDVEVLGGAAVQTTDNGSHGVITETSGGNGGDGGEFKGLFHGDGGNGGNGGSTGATTITIDNASSVSTSGDNSLGIIARSLSGSGGDGGARVQGNGSDGMAGTGGTTGTITIENDGTISTAGSSSYAIYGLANSGAGGNSGLNSSIFYSQQQPGGNSGSVGEIKLTNTGYIHTNGETSYGALITSLGGTGGAAGIDEDSIASIGGSGGAASNGGAINFTNDGWISTQSSYAHGAIIQSIGGGGGDGGSSTGILSIGGSNTGGGGSGGDITVMMNDDGVIETLGSQSNGLIVQSIGGGGGNAGSATSSSANFVLAIGGSGGAGGAGGDVDITSSSNISTNNFNARGITAQSIGGGGGSGGAAYALEVGIEIGGGVAVGGSGGGGGAGGNVSVTTDGGNILTGQFVTPPPTAMNVLPSDAIGILAQSIGGGGGAGGSSFAEAVNIGLPTNEEGASFAASLALSHGGSGGVAGNAAGSSYDADTSDGVFVNIQNNTNIQTQGQGSHGVLAQGIGGGGGHGGDSTALATTVQYVRISDTGILGGEDDDGGGDDNNFDRTYSAQLSVANGGNGGAAGYGGRVNVTMGGGSSTSTANTPDNVVTTYGDYSNGITAQSVGGGGGNAGVGSGTTAGYGNTESVGATIVVGSQGGAGGNGGDASVTTDANNAIVTYGSSSHGAVAQSIGGGGGTSQGGMISLRGTTNIEIGNGPFSLQPEGLLNIGLGATGGYGGTAGSATATINGGINTYGNDAVGLIVQAIGGGGGIAGSAGSDASADNPVVLESEGLRAFINSTLQLYLPIPLYANLQLGSYNTGSDGHGGVVNAELGGSITTRGDWAHAILAQSIGGGGGKAGTAIPTGSQSTNMLGGNGTSIDSDFDKVYLIGGRDGGNGNGNSVTVTMNGTINTGVKDGNGNTRGFSAFGILAQSIGGGGGIGADGSDSASGTIQVGRGGATGNADTVTLNADGFITTYGQAAHAVVLQSIGAGGGIGGAGSSAANAPASSITTQVAGNASISGASGYGNTVTISEGSFLNINTHGDNAMGVLAQSIGGSGGYAAVVNPVQGEILANSDGQEINGGKVDLNFDNQSLIQTTGVNAHGVLAQSIGGGGGISGLVTSTSSAPKLATIQGQITSGEGATVNISLDETSEIITGGAGAHGIIAQSIGGGGGIYTEGADWYYGSNGFQPIALSSGGDINITIDGAVTTRGENSIGVLAQSTSPALFGNDITIDVNGNLVGVVTGAYVIHGNANTVNVGASGYLRAEYAVQFERGSEGNMNLNVAQGGTVDGSIGNGVNANYGSADIQVNNAGTFYAGPEMFAEIHNTGDFYLGSGLRRQPRVGTPEDFQKTTVQFDFKQSPTGAIYSYVDFEHGLYDQLHILGDATLDGGINVQAVSLMPDREYPVVIVDGALSGSIAATEQDGIFQYIAEQRDNQVFVRAEGADFTPPGIALNPNASAMAQHLQSIWDNGGSGPLAETFAALDQAASTNPALYSQTLNSLSPGVSTAFGATRLQNMQRFASSVLSYPLFVGDTAQLYENETTWTGGSGGTTHQDSSPGVDSFRVNNTMWQAGGQKEIDHNWFLGGAIAYEYSWMDSGTGAISGHGQSAVGAITLKNQRGPWLFAGAIHGSASFYSMDRQVTAGGVSSIAKSDPKQQSIGAFAQVKYTYAWDDYYLRPSLSLDTTTVFANGYTESNPNGLGLTVSSDTTPNFTVLPGIEIGGRINTSKTANIRWWVGLAGGYSVDDSYNTTARLTAAPAGAAPFESNIPIDDFFGRVEAGLQWNLNEHISIQGRYNGEFGDTIQSHGGKLSVAYQW